In Bdellovibrio svalbardensis, the sequence ACTCACGTTCTTGTTATAGGTAGTTAGATAATCAAATGGAATTCCATAAAAATCTAACACCAAAAGGTTGTAAGCCAAGCGGTCTGCCGTCTCAATCGCACGTGGGAATTGACCCACCAATTGATTTCGTCCCGCGCTGACTTCCTTCTCATCCGCTCCATTTGCAAGATAATCACTCACCACCTTCAATGATTCATCAAAGGCCTTCCCCGCAGACTCGTTCTTCGAGAATGTACTGATATCAAAGCTGCCTCTGTCCTTACGGATATCAAAATTAGAGTAGATCGAGTATGTCAGGCCCAAATCGTCTCTTACTTTTTGATTCAAACGACTGGCAAACCCACCGCCCAAAATTTCATTCCCAAGGCGCAAGGCCAAGAAGTCAGGGTCAACACGTTGAATGCCCAACGCACTCATGCGAATCTGCGTCTGCTGCAGACCCTTCTTGACGTACAAGCGTACTTGTAACTTCTCAATCGATGGCGCTGCTGGCACATTCACAACAGGAATAGATCTTTTTGTCCATTTGCCGAAAACATCTGATACTTTCTTTTCGAAGTCGTCACCGAACTGCCCCACCACCGCCAAAGTAGAATTGTTAGGGCGGTAGAATGTCAGATATTGTTTGATGATATCCTGCTTCGTAATGCTCTTAACACCTTCAACAGTCCCATTCACATCTCGGCCGTACGGATGGTCACCAAAAAGAAACTCATCCATTTTTTCATCAGTGAATGACGACGGATTGTCGATCTTCTTTTTAAGGCCGGCAAGAACCTGCGAACGCATGCGTACCAGCTCT encodes:
- a CDS encoding M16 family metallopeptidase; the protein is MRKFNTTLSTLLVVPFAISAFTGCSTSKPKSEKAADGYVSKTNGSFTLQPFKEVNLENGLKIIFIRDVTLPRVSMTLLVKTGSVQEPASQAGLNALTAYLLEQGTQSRDANTIADEFGQMGSNLDISPGADVTTIYSDSLTSTADDLLSLISDVAINPAFKDGELVRMRSQVLAGLKKKIDNPSSFTDEKMDEFLFGDHPYGRDVNGTVEGVKSITKQDIIKQYLTFYRPNNSTLAVVGQFGDDFEKKVSDVFGKWTKRSIPVVNVPAAPSIEKLQVRLYVKKGLQQTQIRMSALGIQRVDPDFLALRLGNEILGGGFASRLNQKVRDDLGLTYSIYSNFDIRKDRGSFDISTFSKNESAGKAFDESLKVVSDYLANGADEKEVSAGRNQLVGQFPRAIETADRLAYNLLVLDFYGIPFDYLTTYNKNVSELTVKKVNDAFKRHVDAQKFKAVIYGNESIIPQFQKYNPEVIKVP